Proteins encoded in a region of the Photobacterium profundum SS9 genome:
- the ribE gene encoding 6,7-dimethyl-8-ribityllumazine synthase — MNVIEGAIAAPNAKIAIVIARFNSFINESLLAGALDALKRQGQVSDDNITVVRCPGAYELPLVAQQVAKSDRYDAIVALGSVIRGGTPHFDYVAGECNKGLAQVALEYNTPVAFGVLTVDSIEQAIERAGTKAGNKGAEAALSALEMVNVLSQIES, encoded by the coding sequence ATGAATGTAATTGAAGGCGCTATCGCGGCACCAAACGCAAAAATTGCTATCGTAATTGCACGTTTCAACAGCTTTATTAATGAAAGCTTACTTGCTGGTGCATTAGATGCGCTTAAACGTCAAGGTCAGGTAAGCGATGACAATATTACAGTTGTTCGTTGCCCTGGTGCTTATGAATTACCACTTGTTGCTCAGCAGGTTGCTAAGAGCGATCGTTATGACGCTATCGTTGCTTTAGGCTCTGTGATCCGTGGTGGAACACCACACTTTGATTATGTTGCCGGCGAGTGTAATAAAGGTCTGGCGCAAGTTGCACTAGAGTACAATACTCCAGTTGCATTTGGCGTTCTGACTGTAGATTCAATCGAACAAGCCATTGAGCGTGCCGGTACCAAGGCTGGTAATAAAGGGGCAGAGGCTGCACTAAGCGCGCTTGAAATGGTAAATGTACTGTCCCAAATCGAATCCTAA
- the ribD gene encoding bifunctional diaminohydroxyphosphoribosylaminopyrimidine deaminase/5-amino-6-(5-phosphoribosylamino)uracil reductase RibD, translating to MFSSIDHSMMLRAIELAKRGRFTTAPNPNVGCIIAQGATIVGEGFHYQAGQPHAEVFALRAAGEQAKGATAYVTLEPCSHFGRTPPCAQALINANVSRVVCAMVDPNPKVGGRGIEMLKIAGIEVQTGLLAADAQALNFGFIKRMKTGLPYVQLKLAASLDGRTALSNGESKWITGPEARADVQRFRARAGAILSTSSTVIADDPSLNVRWSELGEPVKAEYPETALRQPTRVIIDSKNRVTPDFKLFSLEGETLLARAEMGQETWPDSVTQVLIPKQDDSEQLNLTSLMLELAKQDINHIWVEAGAELAGGLLAAGLVDELILYQAPKLMGCDSRSLINLKGLTSMSQVLNLEITDVRMIGPDLRIIARV from the coding sequence ATGTTCTCATCTATTGATCACTCCATGATGCTACGTGCCATTGAATTGGCAAAACGTGGTCGCTTCACTACTGCACCTAATCCCAATGTAGGTTGCATTATTGCTCAAGGTGCTACCATTGTTGGTGAAGGTTTTCACTATCAAGCTGGCCAACCTCATGCTGAAGTGTTTGCATTGCGTGCCGCTGGCGAGCAAGCGAAAGGCGCCACTGCGTATGTAACGCTTGAACCCTGCTCCCATTTTGGTCGTACCCCACCTTGTGCCCAAGCCTTAATTAATGCCAATGTTTCTCGTGTTGTTTGCGCGATGGTAGATCCCAACCCTAAGGTGGGTGGCCGTGGGATCGAAATGCTGAAAATTGCGGGCATTGAAGTGCAAACGGGCTTATTAGCTGCCGATGCGCAAGCGTTGAATTTCGGTTTTATCAAGCGAATGAAAACCGGGCTACCGTATGTACAGCTAAAATTAGCAGCAAGCCTTGATGGGCGAACAGCGTTATCAAATGGTGAAAGTAAGTGGATCACCGGCCCAGAAGCACGTGCCGATGTGCAACGCTTTCGCGCAAGAGCGGGCGCTATTTTATCAACAAGCTCTACTGTTATCGCTGATGACCCATCATTAAATGTACGCTGGAGTGAACTGGGCGAGCCAGTAAAAGCAGAATACCCAGAAACCGCCTTACGCCAACCAACGCGTGTTATTATTGACAGTAAAAACCGTGTCACACCTGATTTTAAGTTGTTTAGTCTTGAGGGGGAAACCCTATTAGCTCGTGCTGAAATGGGGCAAGAAACGTGGCCTGATTCTGTTACCCAAGTCCTCATTCCAAAGCAAGATGATTCAGAGCAATTAAATTTAACGTCGCTAATGCTTGAGCTCGCAAAGCAAGATATTAACCATATTTGGGTGGAAGCGGGGGCTGAGTTAGCGGGTGGATTGTTAGCGGCAGGGTTAGTTGACGAGCTTATTCTTTATCAAGCCCCTAAGCTGATGGGGTGTGATAGCCGTAGCTTAATTAACTTAAAAGGGCTGACATCGATGTCTCAAGTACTTAATCTTGAGATAACAGATGTTCGTATGATTGGTCCTGATTTACGTATTATTGCTCGCGTTTAA
- a CDS encoding riboflavin synthase yields MFTGIIEAIGTISALTPKGADISVTVDSGNLDLSDVKLGDSIATNGVCLTVVALTGKGYVADLSLETLKRTAFTDYKSGQKVNLEKAMLPTTRFGGHMVSGHVDEVGKIIERTHTGRAIEFWVKAPAHLAKYISEKGSVSIDGISLTVNAIRGDEFKLTIVPHTASETTMESFQVGRVVNLEVDVIARYLERLMLGDKAADKKSEVTMDLLARTGFLG; encoded by the coding sequence ATGTTTACTGGCATTATTGAAGCTATCGGTACTATTTCTGCATTGACGCCTAAAGGTGCTGATATTTCGGTAACGGTTGATTCAGGTAACCTTGATTTATCCGACGTTAAACTGGGTGATAGTATTGCTACAAATGGGGTTTGTCTAACCGTTGTAGCATTAACCGGTAAAGGCTACGTTGCTGACTTATCGTTAGAGACATTAAAGCGTACTGCTTTTACTGACTATAAATCTGGCCAGAAAGTGAATTTAGAAAAAGCGATGTTACCAACCACCCGTTTTGGTGGTCATATGGTATCAGGTCATGTTGATGAAGTGGGCAAGATCATTGAACGTACTCACACTGGTCGCGCCATTGAATTTTGGGTGAAGGCGCCAGCGCATTTAGCTAAATATATTTCTGAAAAAGGCTCAGTATCGATTGATGGTATCAGCCTTACGGTTAATGCAATTCGTGGTGATGAATTTAAGCTAACGATTGTTCCTCATACTGCCTCAGAAACGACAATGGAATCATTCCAGGTTGGTCGTGTCGTTAACTTAGAAGTTGATGTTATTGCCCGTTACTTAGAACGCTTGATGCTAGGCGACAAAGCCGCTGACAAAAAGTCAGAAGTTACGATGGACTTATTAGCAAGAACTGGGTTTTTAGGATAA
- the glyA gene encoding serine hydroxymethyltransferase codes for MLKRDMNIADYDAELFAAIQEETARQEEHIELIASENYTSPRVMEAQGSQLTNKYAEGYPGKRYYGGCEFVDKAEQLAIDRACQLFGAEYANVQPHSGSQANNAVYMALLNPGDTVLGMSLAHGGHLTHGSPVNFSGKLYNIIPYGIDETGQIDYEEMEALALEHKPKMIIGGFSAYSQVVDWKRMREIADKVGAYFFVDMAHVAGLIAAGVYPNPVPHAHVVTTTTHKTLAGPRGGLILSNDGEALYKKLNSAVFPGGQGGPLMHVIAAKAVAFKEAMEPEFKVYQACVVENAKAMVGEFLERGYKIVSGSTENHLFLVDLIDKGITGKEADAALGAANITVNKNSVPNDPRSPFVTSGIRIGTPSITRRGFTVEDTKQLAGWICDVLDNTDKPEVIEATKAKVLEICKRLPVYA; via the coding sequence ATGCTAAAGCGCGATATGAATATTGCCGACTATGATGCGGAACTTTTTGCAGCCATTCAGGAAGAAACAGCACGTCAAGAAGAGCACATCGAGTTGATCGCTTCTGAAAACTACACAAGCCCACGTGTAATGGAAGCTCAAGGATCTCAGCTGACTAACAAATATGCTGAAGGTTACCCAGGTAAGCGTTATTACGGTGGTTGTGAGTTTGTTGATAAAGCAGAACAACTAGCGATTGATCGTGCATGTCAGCTTTTTGGTGCTGAATACGCGAACGTACAGCCTCATTCTGGTTCTCAAGCTAACAACGCCGTTTACATGGCACTACTAAATCCAGGCGACACTGTATTAGGTATGAGCCTTGCTCACGGTGGTCACTTGACTCACGGTTCTCCAGTAAACTTTTCTGGTAAGTTATACAACATCATCCCTTACGGCATCGATGAAACTGGTCAGATCGATTACGAAGAAATGGAAGCATTGGCGTTAGAGCACAAACCTAAGATGATTATCGGTGGTTTCTCTGCGTACTCTCAGGTTGTTGACTGGAAACGCATGCGTGAAATCGCTGATAAAGTGGGCGCATACTTCTTCGTTGATATGGCTCACGTTGCGGGTCTTATTGCGGCAGGTGTTTACCCTAACCCAGTTCCCCACGCCCATGTTGTCACAACAACAACGCATAAAACATTAGCCGGTCCTCGTGGCGGTCTAATTTTGTCTAATGACGGCGAAGCTCTTTATAAGAAGTTGAATTCAGCGGTATTCCCTGGTGGTCAGGGTGGTCCTCTAATGCATGTTATCGCAGCAAAAGCGGTAGCCTTCAAAGAAGCAATGGAACCTGAATTCAAAGTTTATCAAGCTTGTGTTGTTGAAAATGCGAAAGCAATGGTTGGCGAGTTCTTAGAACGCGGTTACAAGATTGTATCTGGTAGCACTGAGAATCACTTGTTCCTTGTTGATTTAATCGACAAAGGCATCACAGGTAAAGAAGCGGATGCCGCACTGGGTGCTGCTAACATTACCGTTAACAAAAACAGCGTTCCAAACGATCCACGTAGCCCGTTTGTAACGTCTGGTATTCGTATTGGTACACCATCAATCACTCGCCGCGGTTTCACGGTTGAAGATACAAAGCAGCTTGCTGGTTGGATTTGTGATGTACTTGATAACACAGATAAACCTGAAGTTATCGAAGCAACGAAAGCGAAAGTATTAGAAATTTGTAAGCGCTTACCTGTATACGCTTAA
- the glnB gene encoding nitrogen regulatory protein P-II, with protein sequence MKKIEAVIKPFKLDDVREALAEVGITGMTVSEVKGFGRQKGHTELYRGAEYMVDFLPKVKLEIVVTDEVAEQCIETIIETAQTGKIGDGKIFMFDVERVVRIRTGEEDEDAI encoded by the coding sequence ATGAAAAAGATTGAAGCCGTTATTAAGCCTTTTAAGCTTGATGATGTTCGCGAAGCATTAGCTGAAGTGGGTATCACAGGCATGACTGTTTCTGAAGTTAAAGGATTTGGACGTCAGAAAGGTCATACCGAATTGTACCGTGGTGCAGAATACATGGTCGATTTTCTGCCAAAAGTGAAATTAGAAATTGTTGTAACCGATGAAGTAGCAGAGCAATGTATTGAAACGATTATCGAAACCGCGCAAACGGGTAAAATCGGTGATGGTAAAATCTTCATGTTCGATGTCGAGCGTGTTGTTCGAATCAGAACGGGCGAAGAAGACGAAGATGCAATTTAA
- the thiL gene encoding thiamine-phosphate kinase has protein sequence MASTEFDLIARYFEHQSVNRRDVALAIGDDCALLSVPTGSHLAVSTDSLVAGTHFLADADPALIAHKALASNLSDLAAMGATPAWVSLALTMPEPNEAWLSQFCEGFFALAEYFNVQLIGGDTTKGPLSITLTVHGFVPEGKALTRAGANSGDWIYVTGNLGDSAAGLAILLKEVTVEDDALRNTLLERHFKAHPRILAGQALIGIASAALDISDGLISDLGHILKRSQVSAVIDVDKLPLSDELLTFESDRQKAQQLALTSGEEYELCFTVPEENRGAVDTSLAHSGVKVTCIGQLRPGQGIQLTQNDKLLDWQLHGFDHFAE, from the coding sequence ATGGCCAGTACCGAATTTGATCTTATCGCTCGCTATTTTGAGCACCAATCTGTCAATCGTCGTGATGTTGCCCTCGCAATTGGCGATGATTGCGCTTTACTCTCTGTGCCTACTGGCAGTCACCTTGCTGTCAGCACGGATTCCCTTGTTGCGGGAACCCATTTTCTTGCTGATGCCGATCCTGCACTCATTGCTCATAAAGCCTTAGCGTCGAACCTTAGTGATTTAGCGGCAATGGGGGCAACACCTGCATGGGTATCGTTAGCACTGACCATGCCCGAGCCTAATGAAGCATGGTTAAGCCAATTTTGTGAAGGGTTCTTTGCCCTAGCAGAATATTTTAATGTGCAGCTTATTGGTGGTGATACGACTAAAGGCCCGCTAAGCATTACCCTGACCGTTCACGGTTTTGTTCCGGAAGGGAAGGCACTCACGCGCGCAGGGGCAAATTCTGGTGATTGGATTTATGTAACCGGAAACCTCGGTGATAGTGCGGCAGGGTTAGCGATATTGCTTAAGGAAGTCACGGTTGAAGATGATGCATTAAGAAATACCCTATTAGAACGTCACTTTAAAGCGCATCCTAGAATACTTGCTGGGCAAGCATTGATTGGTATCGCTTCTGCGGCATTAGATATTTCTGATGGGCTTATTTCAGATTTGGGGCATATTCTAAAACGGTCGCAGGTTTCAGCCGTTATTGATGTTGATAAATTACCTCTTTCTGATGAACTACTTACGTTCGAGAGTGATAGACAAAAAGCCCAGCAGCTTGCGCTTACCAGTGGTGAGGAATATGAATTATGCTTTACTGTTCCAGAGGAAAATCGAGGAGCCGTCGATACATCTCTAGCACACTCTGGGGTTAAAGTGACTTGTATTGGTCAGTTGCGACCAGGACAAGGTATTCAGTTGACCCAAAACGATAAACTGCTAGATTGGCAGTTGCACGGTTTTGATCATTTCGCGGAGTAA
- a CDS encoding YitT family protein has translation MSGSKHSLSENIIAILTGTFIVAQGIFFLQQADLLTGGTTGLALLLTQFVDVSFGTLYFLMNTPFYLMAWFRMGKSFAITSIISGGLVSIITDNLHLVLEISRLDPIYCAILGGLLMGLGMLILFRHRTSLGGFNVLVLYCQEKFGIPAGKMQMGIDISILVCSFFFVTPFVLMLSVLGAVMLNLVLAMNHKPSRYNSSTAKASS, from the coding sequence TTGAGCGGTTCTAAGCATTCATTGAGTGAGAATATTATTGCCATTCTCACTGGTACATTTATCGTTGCACAGGGAATATTCTTTCTTCAACAAGCAGACCTTTTAACGGGGGGCACAACAGGGCTAGCACTGCTGCTTACCCAATTTGTTGATGTGTCTTTTGGTACGTTATATTTCTTGATGAACACTCCATTTTACCTTATGGCGTGGTTTCGCATGGGTAAATCATTTGCTATTACCAGCATCATTTCTGGTGGTCTCGTTTCGATTATTACTGACAATTTGCACCTTGTATTAGAAATCAGCCGTTTAGACCCTATTTATTGTGCCATTCTCGGTGGTCTGTTGATGGGCTTAGGTATGCTAATACTCTTTCGTCATCGTACAAGTTTGGGGGGGTTCAATGTACTCGTTCTGTACTGCCAAGAAAAATTTGGTATTCCAGCAGGCAAAATGCAGATGGGCATTGATATCAGTATTTTAGTGTGTTCATTCTTCTTCGTAACACCCTTTGTGCTTATGCTCTCGGTATTAGGTGCAGTCATGCTTAATCTTGTATTAGCCATGAACCATAAACCAAGCCGTTACAATTCAAGTACAGCGAAAGCAAGTAGCTAA
- the pgpA gene encoding phosphatidylglycerophosphatase A: MSNPKDRINLKNPWHFLATGFGSGLSPIIPGTMGTVASIPLYLLIVQLPFAAYILITIVAAMIGITICQKTSDDMGVHDHGSIVWDEFVGFWITMAIAPVVNWQWILAGFVLFRFFDMIKPWPISWLDKHVHGGFGIMVDDILAGFMAMICLWGVGHWFGW, translated from the coding sequence GTGAGTAATCCTAAAGATAGAATAAATTTAAAAAACCCGTGGCACTTTTTAGCCACAGGCTTCGGGAGTGGTTTATCACCGATTATTCCCGGAACAATGGGTACAGTTGCCTCTATACCTTTGTATTTATTGATCGTTCAACTTCCCTTTGCTGCATACATTTTAATAACGATTGTTGCTGCGATGATTGGTATTACTATTTGTCAGAAAACATCTGATGATATGGGAGTACATGATCACGGCAGTATTGTGTGGGATGAATTTGTTGGTTTCTGGATCACGATGGCCATTGCGCCTGTGGTGAATTGGCAATGGATACTGGCGGGATTTGTGTTGTTCCGATTCTTCGACATGATCAAGCCATGGCCTATCAGTTGGTTAGATAAGCATGTGCATGGTGGTTTTGGCATTATGGTTGACGACATCCTAGCTGGTTTTATGGCGATGATTTGCCTATGGGGTGTTGGCCACTGGTTTGGCTGGTAA
- the ribBA gene encoding bifunctional 3,4-dihydroxy-2-butanone-4-phosphate synthase/GTP cyclohydrolase II: MGLSTAKEIIDDIRHGKMVILMDDEDRENEGDLIIAAEKITPEAVNFMAMFGRGLICLTLTHARCKQLSLPLMVQDNTEQFSTNFTVSIEAAVGVTTGISAADRATTVQAAVAPNASFSDIVMPGHIFPLMAQEGGVLSRAGHTEAGCDIARLAGLEPSSVIVEILNEDGTMARRPQLEVFAEKHGLKLGTIADLIEYRNNNETTIERIAECRLPTEFGEFDMITYRDTIDNEIHYALRSGDVKENAETLVRVHLQDTFKDVLHSGASQWTLPTAMQRIASEGGVLVVLSKQENHDTIITKVKNLAANDNGQPKVKLNPKDQSRQVGVGSQILSDLGVSKMRLLASSTQRYHSLSGFGLEVVEYICE, encoded by the coding sequence ATGGGTTTAAGCACTGCGAAAGAAATTATTGATGATATTCGCCATGGTAAGATGGTTATCTTGATGGATGATGAAGATCGTGAAAATGAAGGCGATCTTATCATTGCAGCAGAGAAAATTACGCCAGAAGCTGTTAACTTCATGGCAATGTTCGGTCGTGGTTTGATTTGCCTAACGTTAACACATGCACGTTGTAAGCAACTCAGCCTGCCATTAATGGTACAAGACAATACTGAACAGTTTAGCACTAACTTCACTGTTTCTATTGAAGCCGCCGTTGGCGTTACAACCGGTATTTCAGCCGCAGATCGTGCAACAACAGTACAAGCCGCTGTTGCCCCGAATGCCAGCTTTTCTGATATCGTGATGCCGGGACATATCTTCCCATTAATGGCACAAGAAGGTGGCGTACTTAGCCGTGCTGGTCATACTGAAGCAGGTTGTGATATTGCGCGTTTAGCAGGTCTTGAGCCTTCAAGTGTTATTGTGGAAATTCTAAATGAAGATGGCACAATGGCACGTCGTCCTCAGTTAGAAGTATTTGCTGAAAAGCATGGTTTGAAGCTAGGTACGATAGCTGACCTTATCGAATATCGTAATAACAACGAAACCACGATTGAACGAATTGCAGAATGCCGTTTACCAACAGAGTTTGGTGAGTTCGATATGATTACGTACCGTGATACTATCGATAATGAAATTCACTATGCATTGCGTAGTGGTGATGTGAAAGAAAATGCAGAAACGTTAGTACGTGTTCATTTGCAAGACACGTTTAAAGATGTTTTACATTCAGGTGCATCGCAATGGACATTGCCTACTGCAATGCAACGCATTGCTTCTGAAGGTGGTGTGTTGGTTGTGCTGAGCAAGCAAGAAAATCATGACACGATTATCACGAAAGTGAAAAACCTTGCGGCGAACGATAACGGACAGCCGAAAGTGAAATTGAACCCGAAAGATCAATCTCGTCAGGTTGGTGTGGGCTCTCAGATTTTATCGGATTTAGGCGTTTCAAAAATGCGTCTGCTTGCATCAAGTACACAACGTTATCATTCACTTTCAGGTTTTGGCCTAGAAGTTGTAGAATATATTTGTGAATAA
- the nusB gene encoding transcription antitermination factor NusB produces MGVNVKPAARRNARHFAIQAIYSWQITKGNVAEIEQQFLSDDKFEEEEHQADAPILAAPHTDLNYFHDLLNGVVQNHQELDSKMRPYLSRPLQDLDQMELALLRLAMYEMTKREDVPYKVVINEAIELAKIFGAEDSHKFVNGVLDKAAPTLRKK; encoded by the coding sequence ATGGGGGTTAATGTGAAACCAGCTGCACGTCGTAATGCTCGTCATTTTGCTATCCAAGCAATTTATTCATGGCAGATCACGAAAGGTAATGTTGCGGAAATCGAGCAACAGTTCCTTTCTGATGACAAATTTGAAGAAGAAGAGCACCAGGCTGATGCACCTATTCTTGCTGCACCACATACAGATCTGAACTACTTTCATGATCTTTTGAATGGTGTTGTACAGAACCATCAGGAATTGGACAGCAAGATGCGTCCTTACCTTTCTCGTCCACTTCAAGATTTGGACCAGATGGAGCTTGCTCTACTTCGCTTAGCGATGTATGAGATGACTAAACGTGAAGATGTTCCTTATAAAGTTGTTATCAATGAAGCAATCGAATTAGCTAAGATATTCGGTGCTGAAGATAGCCACAAATTTGTGAACGGTGTGCTTGATAAAGCAGCACCAACACTTCGTAAAAAGTAA
- the tnpA gene encoding IS200/IS605-like element ISPpr13 family transposase — MDYRYGSHTVFKIQYHFVFVTKYRYQVLTGDVGLKARELIRQTCHAFEIDILKGVISKDHVHLLVSAPPNMAPSEIMRRIKGRTSAKLFESYPDLKKKYWGRHFWARGYFCVTSGDLTEEMIKEYLDHHFEPKAEDNFRTEG; from the coding sequence ATGGATTATAGATATGGAAGTCATACAGTCTTCAAAATTCAGTACCATTTCGTTTTTGTAACGAAGTATCGTTATCAAGTTTTGACTGGTGATGTTGGCTTGAAAGCTCGAGAGCTAATCAGGCAAACATGTCATGCTTTTGAGATTGATATTTTGAAGGGGGTAATCAGTAAAGATCATGTTCACTTGTTAGTTTCTGCACCACCCAATATGGCACCTAGCGAAATAATGCGAAGGATTAAAGGTCGTACATCGGCTAAGTTGTTCGAGAGTTATCCTGATTTAAAGAAGAAATACTGGGGACGTCATTTTTGGGCTAGAGGCTACTTTTGTGTGACATCTGGTGACCTAACGGAAGAAATGATAAAGGAATACCTTGATCATCACTTTGAGCCCAAGGCTGAAGATAACTTCAGGACAGAAGGCTAA
- the dxs gene encoding 1-deoxy-D-xylulose-5-phosphate synthase, with protein sequence MTLDISKYPHLALANTPDELRLLPVESLPEVCDELRTYLLNSVSQSSGHFASGLGAVELTVALHHVYNTPFDHLIWDVGHQAYPHKILTGRRDQMSTIRQKDGIHPFPWRGESEYDVLSVGHSSTSISAGLGMAIAANKEGLGRKVVSVIGDGAITAGMAFEAMNHAGDVHSDMLVILNDNEMSISENVGALNNHLARLLSGSLYTTIREGGKKVLAGAPPIKELVKRAEEHIKGMVVPGTMFEELGFNYIGPVDGHDVTELVKTLKNMRNLKGPQFLHIMTKKGKGYAPAEADPINYHAVPKFDLSQNPLPKAANAKPTFSKIFGDWLCDMAAEDEKLMAITPAMREGSGMVRFSKEYPSQYFDVAIAEQHAVTLASGMAIGGYNPIVAIYSTFLQRGYDQLIHDVAIMELPVMFAIDRGGLVGADGQTHQGAFDLSFMRCIPNIVIMAPSDENECRQMLYTGHKHQGPSAVRYPRGNGLGAEIQKEMTALEIGKGIIRRQGEKIAILNFGTMLEYALEAAEKLNATVADMRFVKPLDEELILELAANHDVLVTVEENAIAGGAGSGVIEFMMKSKCLKPVLNIGLPDRFVEQGTQQELHTALEIDAAGIEKKIRDYIA encoded by the coding sequence ATGACTCTGGATATATCAAAATACCCTCATCTTGCTTTAGCCAATACGCCAGATGAATTACGCTTACTGCCGGTTGAAAGTTTACCGGAGGTATGTGATGAACTACGTACCTACTTGCTTAACTCAGTCAGCCAGTCAAGCGGGCATTTTGCCTCAGGTCTTGGTGCTGTAGAACTGACTGTTGCCCTACATCATGTGTATAACACGCCTTTTGATCATTTGATCTGGGATGTTGGCCATCAAGCTTACCCACATAAAATTCTAACTGGTCGTCGTGACCAAATGTCAACGATCCGCCAAAAAGACGGTATCCACCCATTTCCTTGGCGTGGTGAGAGTGAGTACGACGTATTATCTGTCGGTCACTCTTCAACCTCGATCAGTGCTGGTCTTGGAATGGCTATTGCCGCTAATAAAGAAGGCTTAGGCCGTAAAGTTGTTAGCGTAATAGGTGATGGTGCGATTACCGCTGGTATGGCATTTGAAGCCATGAACCATGCTGGTGATGTACATTCAGACATGTTAGTGATTCTAAATGACAATGAAATGTCAATTTCAGAAAATGTCGGCGCACTGAATAATCACTTAGCTCGCTTACTCTCTGGCAGCCTTTACACCACCATTCGTGAAGGCGGCAAGAAAGTATTAGCTGGCGCGCCACCGATCAAAGAGTTGGTTAAACGCGCAGAAGAACATATCAAAGGCATGGTTGTTCCTGGCACCATGTTTGAAGAGCTAGGCTTTAACTATATTGGCCCCGTTGATGGCCATGATGTTACTGAATTAGTCAAAACCTTGAAGAACATGCGCAACCTTAAAGGACCGCAGTTCCTTCATATTATGACGAAAAAAGGTAAAGGTTACGCACCTGCGGAAGCGGATCCAATTAATTACCACGCAGTACCTAAATTCGATCTAAGCCAAAACCCGTTACCAAAAGCGGCAAATGCTAAACCTACTTTCTCGAAGATTTTCGGCGATTGGCTATGTGATATGGCCGCTGAAGATGAAAAGCTAATGGCTATCACGCCAGCGATGCGTGAAGGCTCTGGCATGGTACGCTTCTCGAAAGAATACCCAAGCCAGTATTTTGATGTCGCAATTGCAGAGCAACACGCAGTAACGCTAGCAAGTGGTATGGCTATCGGTGGATATAACCCTATTGTTGCTATCTATTCGACATTTTTACAACGTGGCTATGATCAATTAATTCACGATGTTGCCATTATGGAACTTCCGGTGATGTTTGCTATTGATCGTGGTGGTCTAGTTGGCGCGGATGGTCAAACTCACCAAGGTGCTTTTGATCTTAGCTTTATGCGTTGTATTCCTAATATCGTGATTATGGCACCAAGCGACGAAAATGAATGTCGCCAAATGCTATACACAGGTCATAAGCATCAAGGCCCAAGTGCGGTACGTTACCCTCGCGGTAATGGGTTAGGCGCTGAAATACAAAAAGAAATGACTGCACTTGAAATCGGTAAAGGGATTATTCGCCGTCAAGGTGAGAAGATTGCTATCCTGAATTTCGGTACAATGCTGGAATACGCACTAGAAGCAGCTGAAAAATTAAATGCTACTGTGGCTGATATGCGTTTTGTAAAACCACTTGATGAAGAGCTCATTCTAGAATTAGCCGCCAATCATGATGTCTTGGTTACGGTTGAAGAAAACGCTATTGCCGGTGGTGCTGGCAGTGGTGTTATCGAGTTCATGATGAAGTCAAAATGCTTAAAGCCAGTGCTTAACATTGGCCTTCCAGACCGTTTTGTTGAGCAAGGTACGCAGCAAGAACTGCATACTGCATTAGAAATTGATGCCGCTGGTATTGAGAAGAAAATACGTGATTATATTGCTTGA
- the nrdR gene encoding transcriptional regulator NrdR: protein MHCPFCGANDTKVIDSRLVADGHQVRRRRQCLACNERYTTFETAELVMPRVIKTDGNRDSFNEDKLRGGIQRALEKRPVSADDIERAINTIKSRLRATGEREVPSDMIGNLVMEALKELDKVAYIRFASVYRSFEDIREFGEEIAKLEK from the coding sequence ATGCATTGTCCTTTTTGTGGTGCCAATGACACCAAAGTAATCGATTCCCGTTTAGTTGCAGATGGTCATCAAGTTCGTCGTCGTCGCCAATGTTTAGCGTGCAATGAACGCTATACAACGTTTGAGACTGCCGAATTGGTGATGCCAAGAGTGATAAAAACCGATGGCAACCGCGACTCGTTCAATGAAGATAAACTTCGTGGTGGTATTCAGCGTGCGTTAGAAAAACGTCCGGTGAGCGCAGATGATATAGAACGTGCAATTAACACGATCAAGTCCCGTTTACGCGCGACGGGTGAACGTGAAGTACCATCAGATATGATTGGTAACTTAGTAATGGAAGCACTAAAAGAATTGGATAAAGTTGCTTATATCCGCTTTGCTTCTGTTTATCGTAGTTTTGAAGATATCCGTGAATTTGGCGAAGAAATTGCCAAGTTAGAAAAATAA